DNA from Gammaproteobacteria bacterium:
CTTGATAACCATTGGTTTTTGGCATAGCAATATAATCTTTAAATAAACCCGGCACTGGTTTATAAATATTGTGCGTCACGCCTAAGGTACGATAACACTGATCAACCGTATCAACGGTGACGCGCAACGCAAACAAATCCATGATTTCAGCATAAGGCACATGACGATTTCGCATTTTGGTATAAATGCTAAATAAAGATTTTTCGCGGGTTTTAATTGATTGATACGGTAAATTTTCTTGTTCTAAACGCGCTGTAACGGTGATTTCTACTTTATCGACAATTTCTTTACGATGACCACGCGCTTTTTTAACGTTCTCCGCCAAAATGCGGTAGCGCATAGGATTTAAAATTTGAAAACCTAAATCCTGCATTTCCATACGCCAGGTGTTAATACCCAAACGCATCGCAATCGGCGCATAAATTTCTAAGGTTTCACGTGCAATACGTCGCCGCTTTTCTAGGGGCATCGCGCCCATCGTGCGCATATTGTGTAAACGATCCGCGAGTTTAATCAGAATAACGCGGATGTCATCCACCATCGCTAACATCATTTTGCGAAAACTTGCAGCAAACGCTTCTGCTTTGGATTTGAATTGAACTTGATCGAGCTTACTCACGCCATCCACTAGCTTTGCAACTTCGTCACCAAACTCTTTGGCCAATTGTTCTTTGGCCATTTTGGTGTCTTCAATCACATCATGCAAAATCGCCGCGATAATCGTCGGTGAATCTAAACGTATTTCCGCTAATATCTTTGCAACTGAAACAGGATGGTGAATATAAGGCTCGCCCGACATTCGTTTTTGACCGGAATGTGCATGCGCGCCAAATTCATATGCGCGGCGTACATCCGCAATTTGCTCTGGCTTCATGTATTGCGCCAGCAATTGCAATAATTCGGTTAGAACCGGAGGTGAATTTTCGATACTGCTATCAATTGATGTGACAACAGACTCTGGCAGTGCGGGAGTGTTAGCGTTGGGTGCCATAACATGCTCCGCTGACACGATGGTTAGCGGCCAAGAATGGAGTTTCCATCTTGGTCGCTAACCGTGCAGGAATTAATCCAAGTCGCTATCGTCAATAATGACGGTGGGGCGTTCAACTTCAGGTGCTCGAAACGTTTCGGTGGCTTCATCTAAAATTTCACGGCCGACAAAACCAGCCGCAATTTCGCGCAAAGCTAAAACCGTGGGTTTATCACCATCTTCAGAAACCTTGGGACGTGCGCCATTATAAATCTGCCGACTACGGCGTGAGGCAACCAACACGAGCTGAAACAGGTTGTCGACACCATCTAAACAATCTTCTACGGTAACGCGAGCCATATTACTGATTCCTTAAATATTCAAAGCATGATTACTGCGACCCTGCCAAAGCGGCAGAACGGCAAAAAAGGGGATGGAGTATAGCAGAGACACTGAGACCACGGGCAGAGTCAAAACCAGGAAATCCGCAGGAAACCTGTACGAAATCGGGAAGAATCAGCTTAATCGCTGATCAAATCAGTCAACAAGCGCACATGTCGCAGACGTTGGCGCGTTAACTGCGAACGCTCGGCTTTTAAAATAGCCAATAATTCCTGTTGAGCGACATCGAAATCGTCATTCACTACCAGATAATCTGCTTCCACAAAATGCGCCATTTCATGACGCGCCGCTTGCAACCGTTTTTGAATAACGGCTTCACTATCTTGACCTCGACCACGCAGACGTTTTGCCAAGGCCGCTTGGCTAGGTGGCAAAATAAAAATCCAACGACAATCAGGTCGCAAGCGTTTTACCTGTACACCCCCTTGCCAGTCAATTTCCAAAATAACGTCTAGCCCACTCGTCAAGGTCTGCTCAACACTGCTTTGGGAGGTGCCGTAATAATTATCAAAAACCTGCGCGTGTTCTAAAAACTCGCCGGCGGCAACCAATTCTAGAAACTTCGGCACGCCTACAAAATGATATTCCCGTCCGTTTTGTTCACCGGGTCGAGGCGTGCGCGTGGTATGCGAGATCGACACCGTTACTTGTGCATCGGCTTTTAATACGGCTTTTACTAAACTGGTTTTACCGGCGCCGGAAGGAGCCGAAATAATGAAAAGTTGGCCTGCTTGCATAGTTGTTTACGCTTCCCCTAACACAAAAACTAACGCAAAAAATCGCGCGAACGTGTGTCTTCAAGTAGATAATAATTGCGCGCTGCGATGGCTAAATATTTCGAACAAACCCAAACGAATCGACAATTGTTCAACCTCGCTGAGGAAAAAAAACGGCGGGGCATTATCAATCACGTGTAAGGGTAATACGCCTTGTCGTAGCCAGCTTTGTAAGACGCTAGGCGCAACATCTAATAACACACACACCTGTTCGGCGCTGAGTCGATAATCAGAGTCATTGACGTCCTGCATGGCAATCTCCTAGCCAAACATTCCGTCTCCCGAAATTCTGTCATCATAAGACCAACAGTCCCACACCGCTGCGTCTTACAGAATAGCGTTACGTATTAATTATTAGCTGGAGAATTACTCAGTTTCAACATCAGCTGTAAAAATATAGCCAGAACCGTGTTCTGTCCTGATAAGCGCGGGCGCGCCAGGATCAGGCTCCACTTTTCGGCGCA
Protein-coding regions in this window:
- the rpoZ gene encoding DNA-directed RNA polymerase subunit omega, giving the protein MARVTVEDCLDGVDNLFQLVLVASRRSRQIYNGARPKVSEDGDKPTVLALREIAAGFVGREILDEATETFRAPEVERPTVIIDDSDLD
- the gmk gene encoding guanylate kinase, which gives rise to MQAGQLFIISAPSGAGKTSLVKAVLKADAQVTVSISHTTRTPRPGEQNGREYHFVGVPKFLELVAAGEFLEHAQVFDNYYGTSQSSVEQTLTSGLDVILEIDWQGGVQVKRLRPDCRWIFILPPSQAALAKRLRGRGQDSEAVIQKRLQAARHEMAHFVEADYLVVNDDFDVAQQELLAILKAERSQLTRQRLRHVRLLTDLISD